Part of the Leptospira sp. WS92.C1 genome is shown below.
ATAACCGCTTTCCAAATCAACGCTAACGGGAACGTCGATCGAAGTTACGATGTCACGAACATACGCAAGCATAGAGTCACGGTCTAAAATTTGATGATCGGGTAAGCCGGCTGCAAAGGCAATTCCCGCGCTCGTTGTCCCAATCACAGGGAATCCTGAACCGACTAACATGCGTGCGCTTCCCACGTCCCATGCGTTTGGCATAATAAAAGTATCTTGCTCGTGTAAACCGCGAAAAATCTCGGCTTTTTTACTTTGTGATAAAGTCATTTGCTTTTCATTTTTTAATACGATGATATGGTCAAGGGATAATTCTAAATCGATGTTTTTTGCGGAATCAAAGCCAAAAGATTTCGATGAAATCTTTGAATGAATTGTAAAAACCCATTTGAAAATTACGTTTCAATTCATCGATTTTATATCGTAAAAGATTCATTCTAAATCTTGAACAGTGCGAATATTTTTTTATTGCTATATGCCAATATCGTGTTTATAAAGACAAGATATGCTATGTTAAATCGGGAATCGTTTATTTAAAAATAGCCGTAAACTGAATACGAAAATTTCGACAAGGTGAAACCAGATGAATCAATTAAATCAAATTATGCTCTATGTCAACGATCAAGAAGCAATTGCAAATTTTTGGGTGACTAATTTCGACTTTCGTATCGAAGGAAGAGAAGATTATGGTCAGTCTTTCGCTATCATTTTATCGGATGGTCGTCAAAACTCGACCAAGTTAGTTTTACAAAATAAAACCTTTGTCGCCGCCGCAAATCCGGATATGAACCTTGGCACACCTTCCATTCTGCTTACGACAGACAATATCGAGGGATTGTATCAAAAATTGAAAGATAGAAAGATTACCGTCGGAGATAAGGTAAAAT
Proteins encoded:
- a CDS encoding VOC family protein, yielding MNQLNQIMLYVNDQEAIANFWVTNFDFRIEGREDYGQSFAIILSDGRQNSTKLVLQNKTFVAAANPDMNLGTPSILLTTDNIEGLYQKLKDRKITVGDKVKFPNGKKVFNFADSEGNYFAIIEE